In the Oryza glaberrima chromosome 6, OglaRS2, whole genome shotgun sequence genome, one interval contains:
- the LOC127776644 gene encoding elongator complex protein 4, producing the protein MAAAAGGQTVGRSSFSRAAAPHVASSSTAAGVKLGPNGAAFVSSGIPDLDRILGGGFLIGSVVMIMEDSDAPHHLLLLRSFMAQGVVHKQPLLFAGPMKEPRLFLGTLPAVASSKEDGRQRGMGAGTSSDGRTSDEALRIAWQYKKYFGEEKTSHAEHRDNKQEFSNDFDLRKPLERHLLNAQNIECVSTQEGDTLGVLQDRCSTFLSKLPRKDGGNAHAGRIAIQSLCAPQCGYFEKDWDMVSFIRSLKAMVRASNAVAVITFPNTVLSSSFCKRWQHLADTLLSIKAIPDEDKELAKLLTGYQDMVGFLHVHKVAQTNSQVPVILEASTFSLKLRKRRSLVLERLNQAPVDGSGGPSLDASGSCSSSSQGSQLDF; encoded by the exons atggccgccgccgccggaggccaGACCGTCGGCCGGAGCAGCTTCTCTCGAGCAGCGGCACCTCATGTGGCGTCCTCATCCACCGCCGCAGGAGTCAAGCTTGGTCCTAATGGCGCCGCCTTCGTCTCCTCGGGCATCCCCGACCTCGACA GGATTCTAGGTGGGGGTTTTCTTATTGGATCAGTTGTAATGATCATGGAGGACTCTGATGCGCCTCACCACCTCCTACTGCTTCGAAGCTTCATGGCGCAGGGTGTTGTGCACAAACAACCGCTGCTCTTCGCAGGACCTATGAAGGAACCCCGCTTGTTCCTTGGTACATTACCTGCTGTTGCATCTTCAAAGGAGGATGGACGACAAAGAGGGATGGGGGCTGGAACAAGTAGCGATGGCCGAACAAGT GACGAGGCTTTGAGGATAGCTTGGCAGTACAAGAAATACTTTGGAGAAGAGAAGACTTCTCATGCTGAACACAGAG ACAACAAGCAAGAATTTAGCAATGATTTTGATTTACGGAAGCCCTTGGAAAGGCATTTACTTAATGCTCAGAATATTGAATGTGTTAGCACTCAAGAAGGAGACACTCTTGGTGTCCTCCAGGACCGTTGTTCCACATTCTTGTCCAAACTTCCGAG AAAAGATGGTGGAAATGCGCATGCTGGACGGATTGCTATACAATCACTATGTGCACCACAATGCGGATACTTTGAGAAGGA CTGGGACATGGTCTCATTTATCAGATCGCTGAAGGCCATGGTTCGTGCATCTAATGCAGTTGCTGTTATAACATTTCCAAATACAGTTTTATCAAGCTCCTTTTGTAAGAGATGGCAGCACCTGGCGGACACACTTCTGTCAATCAAAGCAATTCCAG ATGAGGACAAAGAGTTAGCAAAACTCCTCACTGGATATCAGGATATGGTTGGTTTTTTACATGTGCATAAGGTGGCACAGACTAATAGCCAG GTCCCCGTCATATTGGAGGCGTCCACGTTTTCTCTGAAGTTGCGCAAGAGGAGGTCGCTGGTGTTAGAACGGTTGAATCAAGCTCCAGTGGATGGATCAGGTGGTCCTTCACTTGATGCATCTGGCAGTTGCTCCTCATCCTCACAAGGTTCACAGCTTGATTTCTAG
- the LOC127775817 gene encoding dolabradiene monooxygenase-like: MAHDAKMADVLSQGYVYLAMALVALLGVLLTKRSRTATAQRRLPPGPWQLPVIGSLHHLIGKLPHHAMRDLTRRHGPVMMLRLGEVPTLVVSSPEAAQEVMRTHDAVFATRALSATVRAGTMGGRDIAFAPYGDYWRQLRKIAATELLSAPRVASFRAIREEEVAGTLRTVAAAAADGRAVELRAALCALVTDSTSRAVVGDRCKESDALIRAFDRSMELASGFNPADLWPSSRLAGLLSGGVREIEANLHMVFGILDRLIEKRLQQKKTAPSSAAGEDILDALLRIHKEGGGLQFPLDMDSIKLIIADLFSGGGETVATLLVWAMAELIRNPMAMQKATTEVRRAFALAGAVSEGKGALGELRYLHLVIKEASRLHPPAPLLLPRECSEPCQVLGYDVPRGTQVLVNAWAIGRDERCWTGGSGDGSSPEEFRPERFEDGAEAVDLRGNNFELLPFGAGRRMCPGMAFALANIELTLASLLFHFDWEVPDMADPAKLDMTETLGITARRKGDLLLRPVLRMPVPGVY, encoded by the exons ATGGCGCACGACGCAAAAATGGCGGATGTACTATCTCAGGGTTACGTCTACCTCGCCATGGCTCTCGTGGCGCTGCTCGGCGTGCTGCTCACGAAGCGCAGCCGCACGGCGACGGCTCAGCGGCGGCTGCCTCCGGGGCCATGGCAGCTGCCGGTCATCGGCAGTCTGCACCACCTCATCGGCAAGCTCCCGCACCACGCGATGCGCGATCTTACGCGCCGCCACGGGCCGGTCATGATGCTCCGGCTCGGCGAGGTGCCCACGCTGGTGGTGtcgtcgccggaggcggcgcagGAGGTGATGAGGACGCACGACGCGGTGTTCGCCACGCGGGCGCTGAGCGCCACCGTGCGAGCGGGCACCATGGGAGGCAGGGACATCGCCTTCGCGCCGTACGGGGACTACTGGCGCCAGCTCAGGAAGATCGCCGCCACGGAGCTCCTCTCCGCGCCCCGCGTCGCCTCCTTCCGCGCCAtccgcgaggaggaggtcgccggcacGCTGCGCAcggtggccgcggccgccgcggacgGGCGCGCCGTGGAGTTACGAGCGGCGCTGTGCGCTCTCGTGACCGACTCCACGTCGCGCGCCGTGGTGGGAGACCGGTGCAAGGAGAGCGACGCGCTCATCCGTGCGTTCGACCGTTCCATGGAGCTCGCGAGCGGGTTCAACCCGGCGGACCTGTGGCCGTCGTCGCGTCTCGCCGGCCTTCtcagcggcggcgtgcgcgagATTGAGGCGAACCTCCACATGGTGTTTGGCATCCTTGACCGCCTCATCGAGAAGCGCCTGCAGCAGAAGAAGACTGCTCcatcgtccgccgccggcgaggacatTCTGGACGCGCTGCTGAGGATACACAAGGAGGGCGGCGGGCTCCAGTTCCCGCTCGACATGGACAGCATCAAATTAATCATCGCT GACCtcttcagcggcggcggcgaaacgGTGGCGACGCTGCTGGTCTGGGCAATGGCAGAACTGATCCGGAACCCAATGGCCATGCAGAAGGCGACAACGGAGGTGCGACGAGCCTTCGCACTGGCTGGCGCCGTGTCAGAGGGCAAGGGCGCGCTCGGCGAGCTCCGGTACCTACACCTTGTCATCAAGGAGGCGTCTCGGCTGCACCCGCcagcgccgctgctgctgccgcgcgaGTGCTCGGAGCCGTGCCAGGTGCTCGGCTACGACGTGCCGCGCGGCACGCAGGTGCTGGTCAACGCCTGGGCGATCGGCCGCGACGAGCGGTGCTGgaccggtggcagcggcgacggcagctCGCCGGAGGAGTTCCGGCCGGAGCGGTTCGAGGATGGCGCCGAGGCGGTTGACTTGAGGGGCAACAACTTCGAGCTCCTTCCGTTCGGCGCCGGGCGGCGGATGTGCCCCGGGATGGCGTTTGCGCTCGCCAACATCGAGCTCACGCTCGCCAGTCTGCTTTTCCACTTCGACTGGGAGGTGCCCGACATGGCCGACCCTGCCAAGCTGGACATGACCGAGACGTTGGGCATCACGGCGCGCCGCAAGGGCGACCTCCTGCTACGCCCCGTCCTCCGCATGCCCGTGCCCGGCGTCTACTAG